The genomic interval TGAAAACAATGAGTTTCAGATGAGCTGTCATGTGTAAGTATGCTACACAGATGTtgcaacaaaatacaaaacatgtatTCCCTTATCAGTGATtaggaaaatatatattcactTTACGAGAGAAACATCCTGACAGGCAGCACATGTTTGGTGCTGAGTGTGCATGCCCGAGTTGGGCTCAGGTTACAGTCACCTAGCCACTCTTGGTAAATATTTCCCAGAATCCCCTAGCTGGCACTCGTCCGGGTGCAGGAAGCGATCGATAGCTGCCGCTCCCAAATCTGCCAGACCACAATGTGTCACAGCTAGAGCGTCAGGGATCGTTTGTGTGTCCATTGCAAAGACAGGTATATTAAGAAGTCATTGAACTCCATGACCTgaggttgtttgtgtgtgtgtgtgtgtgtgtgtgtgtgtgtgtgtgtgtgtgtgtgtgtgtgtgtgtccgttgGCAGTAAAGCCAGGCTTGAGACTCACCGTTTTCTCTTGCTCCTCCTCTGCATCTGAGTCACTCTCATCATCTGAATGAAATCAGAACACATTAttctatgtttgtttttttgggagggtGGGGGCATCTCTCAAAAATGTAACATCTTTAAATATCAAGCAACATTATGGAGTATAAGACAAAGTGTTTGAGTGATATGTgcacatgctgtgtgtgtgatagcAGGTATTTTAAGTAGTGTGTGTACCCTGGGAGTCTTCTGGAGGTTTGGAAAGGGCCTTGGCTTCATCCACATCACCACTGATTGAGACATTCAGGTTCTTGTCTGAcatggaaacaaaaataaatcagggCTTGCATcctatacagaaaaaaacttaacataAACAAGATGTTCTCCGATGAATACTCACCACAGGCCTGGCCATAGGCATTGGCTTGAACAAACAGGACATAGAGAGGTGGCGGCAGATGGCGGGCAATCTCTGTCTGTATCTGAGTTTGTTCAAAAGGCATGGACAGATACTCCTGCACTGGGAGAGAGGCCTGGGGGAGAGGATAAAGCATAAATCATATTGTGATTCCAAGGATGCATACATGGTTTTAAGACCTTTACCaccccccctcaaaaaaaaattaagaaaataaataaaacacacattattattaatattatatgaacattagattttcaaaaaaacttgtaaaatcAATGCTACAAGAGTGTTGGTGAGGTCCAAAGCTCCAAACCTTTACAATATAACACTCAAACAGTTGTTATACCTGCATGATTGCATTGAGTCCCGGCTGCAAGCTTGTCAAATGTTCCTTCTTCACCTCAATGCTCTTCTGGATCTTCTCCTTTGTGGCCTGTGACTCCTTGTATTTCTCTGCCAACCTGGATCCAAACACAAGCCTTTAACAGCTGCTATGCGCTAACCAGCATGCTACTGATGCACTTTGCTGTGTGCAAGTCTGCATACCTCTTCCTCTGCTCGAGCTCCCAGTCTAATCGTGCCAGCGTGAGTTGGTGGGGATCATTTTTTGTGAGGCGAGGCCTGGAAATTTCCTGCGGTGCCTCCTGGTAAAACTCCTCCTCAGACACCAAGTCTATCTCCTCATGCTTAGACCTGGATCACAGAGAGGTATGTTATCTCAGCATTTTGAGTTGAAAGAAAGGGCGTGTCCTTATTTCTAGAGCTTGATTTCATGcgtctatttttaaaaagcattttgtattgttttttaaaagctgcataaaTAAGGCTCTCTTTTTGTTCTTCTTGTAAATAATGATTGAGtatatcagtatcagtataTTTTCCTGCACTTGGTAAAAGCTCTTCTAGTTGAATATGGTACTAACTTGAACTCCAAACACTTGCTGATCTCCTTCTGAAGATGCATAACTTCATACAGCAGGTTCTGTAACTGAAGGTGCAGCACATCCACTCTCTGCTTTGcctgatggggaaaaaaacagtatttaagcCTAGTTTGCAAACACAACCCAGGTGACATAAGAAAATCATACACGTCAGACAAAATGCCAAGAGCCAGGATTCACTAAAAACAAGGATCAATAAGCAGCATCTGAAACTGGATCAATAAATACTACGCAAAAACAAACTTGAGGGTGTATATGCTTTCTCTGCTGACAGtggcagctgctgcagtaaGGTGTTAAAAGTAGAAACAAAGTGCTTGGTGTCCGATTTGCCTCTCCTGATCAGCACAAAAGGGAGCTGAGGCAGCACTTTTTCAGCAAATGAATGGAATCAAGTAAAGTTAACCCAAGCTGATATTTCTTGTAATATCTCATGAACGCTGCATCTCACGAACGACAGCATGTGAGATTTATCTGCGAGTTACCTCGTGCGTCTGGTCTCTGCCTTTCTTGAGCCGCATATGAGCCAGACGATTGAGCTTTTTCAGATTCATGAAGTGGATGCAGCTCTGCATACGTCTCTGCTCGATCTCTGCACACTGAGAACAGACACAACTACTTAGACTTCATAACCGTGGTGAGGAAATAGAGTCAGCTTTGTCTGGAAAGACATAATGTGATGCGTTTGATTTACCaatattacaaaatgtaaatcGCCTTGATAAGTTAAATAAGGCTGGATTGACAAAAACTGATTAGTCTATAATGACAGAATAGTCTGGATGTGGATCTTAAAAGTCTGATTCTTACTCCCTCCTTGGCTCCACTGGCTTTCAGCTCCTGGATCTCACTCATGAGTGTGGCCAAACTCTCACATGACTCTTTGTACTGCAGGAAGTCCTGCTCAGGGTCCCTGCCGTCCAGCTCCACCTCCTCACTATATACACGCACATcctggaaaatttaaaaaaacattcctaCATCAAAATATAGAGGCAAGGCAAAGCAGGGTGAGctcatttatatagcacatttcggCAAtgaggcaattcaaagtgctttacataaaacatcaaaagcatagagacaaagtcaaataaaagaCACCATAAAAGGGACATTTCAGTACAATTTAAACGCCACTGAAGAGCTagagaatagaaaataaaaatgagctcACATATACTAAGACAGGTAtaaaatttaaagataaaagtgCAGAGTAAGAAATGAATATTTGCTAAGATAAAAGCCTGTTTATTTTAGTAATACATTTATCATGCTTTCTCTTGAGCCCATTCTTTTTGGTGCTGCAAGAGGCCAGATTGCTGAATACTTTTTATATTACTCAAACATCCACTCCACAGCTTTATTTAACTACATATCACATCTGAACTACTTATTTTACTTGCACAATTCATCCCATCTGCTCAAAAATCATTCACTGCATAATAGAATTAATCACTCACGCTGCGTATTTTCATACGTGCCTttctttactgttattttacttcttttattTAGTTCTCACCAaattgtattacttttttgtattattttgtttgtgtacttgcaTGTTTACAGCAGGGCTCTGGGAGAAATGATATTTCAATCCAGTCTATGTCCTCTGCATACCGCAGAAATTATGATAAATTTAACTTTGACTTAAATCCATCACAACACAACTAGCATTGATTCACACTTGTGGTCAAAGAAGTGGCGAGTGACTGAGTTAGGTATAGTCACAAGTTTCAACATTGATAACTCATATTTGTACTATGCTAAATTAGCACCTGCTGACCTGATTGGTAACAATCAGAGCCCtttgtttattctagtgcactagtaTCAATGAACTAGGGGTCAACAggttatcggcctggctgatttttgggtcccatatttgacattttgccaattatctgtatcggcgTTTGATCTTAATGATCggcaattaaattaaataattaaaaggtgcaaagaaagtgtccgcgtgggaggaacttttactttgtaaaatctcagggagctattttacttatttgttgttttttttttttgttttttttaaattgtccttAAAGGCAtattgctgctgctgactgGCCCTCTGCCCCCTCACCCTGGCCTTATCGTCGGTGTCCTTACCTGCGGCTCCCCCTCTCCGCGACCTCGCTTCGTCTCGGGGGTTCCTCCTTCACTGCGGAGTACCTTCGACTTTCGCTTCTTTAGGGCGTCCGAGGACATTGGTGGCTGAATATGTAGATcggaaatacataaaataaatacaaaaaactggGAAAAGCAGTGAAAACCTGTAGCTTGTTACTGTAACGTACTCATATTCCTCTATTAGCAAACTAGCTACTGTTAGAACTGTAGCTCTGATGGCTAACTAGCTTATTGGCTAACAGCCGTTAGCTTGACGGCTCATAAAAGCAGATTTTCAACCACAGATATCAAATCGCCCATATAttatgtatttgtgtgaaatctgtAAATAATCACATACCTCTGTGATGCAAAATTACGTATGAAATTATAAAATCGAGGGTAGATGCACATGTACAATGTACTTTGTTTAACCGTAAAGCGCCGAAGACGGACGGAAGCCCTGTCGTGCCAAAACACTCAAACACCGGATAGCCCAGAGGCGGAAACAGCAGCCACACTGCCACCTACAGAAACTAATAGACTTTCATGATAAGGAAAAATCAGAAACCCGTATTAACATGCTTTAGAAAAGAATTAAAGAAGTACGTTTTTCTATACAAATATCAtgttaactgatttttttatatacaaataTCAAGTAATACACGACTGCAAGAAGTGGTCTATTGGTTTATTGCGTGAAGTTACTGagggaatttcaaaatatatcgccttaaatgcttttattgtcACCATGCTCAtgtattattactgttattatttacatttgttaaaatatgtatttatcttttgatgtttgaaaatattgtcttgctgttttgattttgtttttagaagaaTGTAAGATTGTACTTTCCTAGTAGAATTTGTACTGCTAAAGTGTTCGGGAAAAAGGTACTGCATGACATTCAGAGACTATGCTACACAAAAAATTCTTATACTTAAAATTCTTACTTATACTTATCTGTGTTGCTTGATTATTatctgacagaaacagaaaaaaatgcttaatatATATGgggtttaaaaaaactaaagacattAACATAAATGTCAGACTTAAGTTAATGTACatgtaaataaatcaacattttgcCTGTTggcatatagaaaaaaaaactgtttatatgCTATATAAAATTGCACTGCCTGCCTTCACCGCAAAACCTTACACCTTACACTAGCTAATATCATAAACATGCATGTACTATTTAGtacaatgtataaaaatggTACTTTACTTGtagttatttacattttacatctgttcaaaatacaaacaaataggCCACATACattcaaaaatgatttattaacaGTTCTAGTGACactaaaaatgtacaaagacaGATATGACAAGGATCAGCATTCTGAAATCACATAAAAGGCAAACATTTGCCCCTCTTATTCTCTTTTACACTTCGCAGACCAAGGAATCAGTCAGTCCACCCTCACTTGGCCATATCTATGAGACTCTGCAAAGATGTGGGCACCCAAGTCTTCTCTCCTTGCACAAACACAACCCCTCTGTCTATGTAGATGACAATACGCCCAAATGTGTACAGCTGTTTGCCCTCGTGCCGTTTGGCCACTAAGGGCATGAAGACGATGTTGTTCTCCTCCGCTTTGGTCTGGATGAGATCTTTAAAGTTAGTCGGCACACCTGCGCTGATGCCCCTATGAGCCACACTCTCGGCATCTCTGCGCTCCTGCATCGCTTCATACTGGAAGTCCTttcgtctctctgtctgtgtcagaTATGCAATGTTCTCCCTTGCACCAGGTTGCATATATCCACCTGTGGATATGAAAAAGAACAAGTGTTGTAGTATGTTTTGGTTTAGCAGATTGCTGTAGTTTATTACATTGTTTTCAcatctttattttctgaaaGTGTGTAATACCAACCCATGCCTGTAGACACTGCGCGGTTCATGATGTCCAAAGCCTCGTTGAATTTCTCTTTAATGAGCGGCTGTGACAACAAGACGTCGCTAAACATGCTTTTCCAACCCAAATACCATTTAGTGATTTCCTCGTAGTTAGGACTGTTGCTCAACCATGAACACAGGACCTGTattcacagacagacataacaaagtcacaacaaaacatttagtttttttaatgaacattaGCAGCTAAGTGCATCTTAATTACTTTCTGTTCTGTACAAGTATATTCACTCACCTGCAACCACTTTGTAAAGAAGTTTTTGTCCAGCAGGGACACGAGGCTGGAGGGGGACAACATGCCTTCCCAGTCCATCACCCAATGAAATGGCTCCATCTGCTGCTGGTGAGGGTTGATAACCAGCTCCTCcagacacagagctgcagagacacaatAGTCATCACATGAAGAAGAGATACATACATTTTCACCGCTATCTTTCCAATTGTGGCTGTCACTGATAAAGACGTACCTAGTTTTGGAATGATGTTTTTCACCATGAAAGCTTCCCATGCACCTGGTGTGAAGACATCTTTCCATGGCTGCAGGATGAGGCGGGCTGAGGCGTCGCTTGGATGCCATCGCTGCAAAGCATTGGACAGTTTGCTCCTGATTGGTGGGTAAAGAGGCTCCAGACGTGATTGAAGCAGAGGCAGCCAAGGGTGGATCCAGGAGTGTATGGGCACAGTGTCAGTTAAAGGGTTCCAGTTATCCACCTATCAAAATGAGAAAGGaacaaaaacagcttgttttgtAGATAGCAATAATCCACAAGTAAATATGtgaaatgactaaaaatatGGGAGTTTATCTACATACAAGCGAGCATGTCTTTCTATAAAGGGTTGCAACGGTATGAGATTCTCATAGTACGATAATCTCAGAAAGTATCACGGTTTCACTGTATAAAGATATCCAGTatcacattattattagtattagtagtaataatagtagtagtagaggtggtagcagtagtagtattagGAAGGAAAGGCTTTTTTGGTTGAATAAATGCTTTAGTATGCTCATTTGAATttattaaactatttttaagtATGTGTAGAAAATGTgccccttttgaaaataactaaaaaataagGGTGAGATTCTCCATGCTGTTACAAATCTTATCAATACCACAGAAAAGCAAATGAACACATCATGATAACCGTCAGTTTTCATACCACGGTATAAACTGAAACCTGGCACACTGCTGCGGCCATAATTGGAGGTAGTTAATGTGTCTTGCCTCTCGTTGTAGCCGGGGTAAGATCAGCTGCTCCATCAGGTGTTCGAGGATCCACAGGGGGAGAAGAGGAGCCCACACTTCCACACAGTCCACCATCGGCCCTACTATACGAGGCTGCCAGCCTGACACACAGGGCCGCATCACTGGGATCCACACTTCCCACAATAATCTAAACCAACACAGACAGGacacaaatatcacaaacacGTACAGTACAAAAAGGCTGTAACACCCAACCAGGAGAATTcatatatgtttttgtgtttaaaatgaccTGTGGTAAGGGTCCATGTTTGAATCTGGGGCACTGGTATGGAGGTCTCTAGATTCGAGGATTGCTCTCCACTGACCGATGTCTTCCAGACAATAAGAGctgtcctgaaaaaaaatcagataaaaactTCATTAGTTATGAACGATAAAGCATGTAGTCATCTCATAAGAAGATAACTGCAAAAGCATACTTTCAAAGGGTCCCAAGAACGAAGTTTTTCTTTAAGTAACGGCTGAACAACAGCCACAGCCAGGTCTGCCAATCCCATTGTCTTGTATTCTTCATAATAGTCTGTCTGTAAGGTCTCAAAAATGCGGGCACACTCctgaagaaagagaagaaagccACCAAACTATCATCTTTATGGAACTGAACACAGAGCAAGCACTTAGAAACTGAGGCAGCCTCATAACTGTCGTTTTTTGGTCTGCATATGTTTACTGTATATGCACCTGCAGCGTCGGTCCCTCCCCAGGTGCCATCTCTCCAGAAGGAAAACGCCCAACCAAAGCCAGAACAGCCTCCATTCTTTGGATGGCATCCTGCTCTGCCTCCAGTCTGCTCTGCAGTGCTCGTGACTCGTGGCTCAGAGACACAACTACATCTTTCTCGTGCTGCAAACGTCTGGCGGACTACAGGAGGTGGAAAATaagattacaaaaaagaaagcatgGCGGTGCGTGGTAGAAGAAGCGGTacacaaaaaaacttgcatAAGATGTAGCCAAAGATATCTAGCAGATAGTTTTGGTTCCCTCATACCTGTAATATGTCCTGTTCTGTGAGGTCtatcagcagctgcaggttatGTTCAAGTTCAGGGAGAGCAAAGCCAGATGCCTTCTGATCCTGTGTGGACAAGCTTGGTGGTGGACCTTCATCTGGAACACTGTGCTTGTTGGACATCTGACTGTAACTGTAATAAACCTTTTGTTCTCGTCCGGTCATGTCTATTACCTGGATATGGGAACAGATGCAGGgtaaatgagacaaaaaaaggcagctgCCAGTTGGCTTACATTCATATCATAATGTCATCCACAGGGGCTTGTACTCAGTGTAAAAGTACaacttttgttcttttgcttaTTATAACATTTCAGCCTAATTCAGTAGCGTGGTGATAACATTCCTACAAGACATGCAAAAGAGTGCTAATAAGGCTTTTCAAACATACCTTGACCTGTGCCAACTCTCCAGCGGATGCTGCTGTACTGCGCCCTGCCAGCTTGCCTTTAGCCTTCAGCTCATCCACAGTTCTGTAGGAGTACTTGGGTTTCTTCTTTCCTACAGAGCCTGCAGGATCCTTACGCCACTGGCCTAGCTCTTTCTGAAACTCCTACAGACAGACATTGAgaataatgttaaaatgactGATTCTACAGTATGATTTCTGTTAAATAATCTAACAATATAATCTAACAGTAGCTGGATAAAGAGGCAACACTCtaccttttcctcctcttcctcagaaTCGACAACAGGGAAATCCTGAAGACTCTGCTGGGTTCTCTCATTGCCATAAGCACCTACTGCTCCTTTGCCTTTACGAACCTTTGCCTCAATGGGGTTTACAATACCTGCAGCAAAAAGAGGGTGCAAAGTCAGAGTATATCAACTCCGTGCTGTTGCTCATGTAAAATGCACATCTAAATAACATCGCCTCCTCAGGACTACCCACCTTGAGCATTTTTGCCCAGGCCTTTGCCTGGTTGGTAGCCCATTTTCTGCAGAAGTTTCTGCCCAATTCCCTTTGTGTGCTTCTCCCAGCTACCAATGCCTTTACCAGACTGTATGCCACCTGCAAACCTCTGGGACTGGTTTCCCCGGAAATTACCCTaggaacaaaaaaatacatatatatttttttgatgtaACACAATTACAAATGACACTACAATGAGTAAATGACATAGACACAACAAAATTTACCATCTGGAGTTTTTTGGGTGCAGTGCTACGAGGAGGAGGGGCCGAAGGGCCGTCGTCTTCAGAGTCATCAGAGCCTTCTCCTTCTttttgttgatgctgtttttcctcAGCTGCAGACTTACGCAGACCAGCACTCACAAAGTTTACCGGAGCAGTGTAGTCTTTAGATctagataaaacacaaacaattgaGTCCTTGtcttaacaacaacaacaaaaaaggagcaTTTGGCATTTCTCTTGACTATTCCTCTTGGGTCAGAGTCTGTTCCCTTAAAATGGTGTTTCGCTCCCTTTAGATTAGTGTTCCCCCCTTTGGGTTAGAGCTTACGTTAGGTTATGGTTAGGGGATGTCCCGTTTGGATCAGAAGGATCATTATCGAGcccaaacaacacattttttcattgattGGAATCAGTTATAGTAAGCACGCATgctacatttaagaaaaatgacagtaaaattaccttgtaccttgtaaatACAAATATCTAATCGCGACTCAATATCAGTGACTCAGATCTGGATCAAGagcaaaaaaacttgatcaggATATCCCTAGTTATGGTTAGAGTAGAGATGACTCGTTGGTTTGGGATAGGGATATGGTAGGGTGCAAGTTAAGAGGAAAGACAACACTTATCAACAGAGGACCAGGCCTTGACACAACAGGGGCAttacagcagcaacaaaaataaacccaTATCTTACTTCTTGCCTCCAAAGCTCGGCCTCTCGTCCTCATCTGAGTCCCTGTCAGCCCAGATGCCATAGGTGGCCTGCTCCTTGGTCTGCCTGTGTCTGCGGCGGTCTGGGTTGAACTCATTGGCAAGGTCCCACTCTGTCACCTCAAAGCTCTCCACCTCAACgccgtcctcctcctcatctctcctCCCATACAGATGGGACATGGACATCTCTGGATATTATAAATATCATAGAAAAACATCAGGATggttaaaataatgtgaaaatttcATATTACAAGGTACATTGAGAAGCCATCTCCATGACAACCAATCAATCTTCGTCTACTGATGGGAGCCATGAGAGTGAAAGCTATCGAAGAAATCTAGTGAGCAAGTTAAGATTTcattcagtgccttttttcaGCTTTGGATGCTACATAGCTAAAATTTTGTGGCCACTGCATCATGTCAATTATTTGATCAACAACCATTTAGCTCGATCAAGAGAGGGATCCTGATTCAAAGGCAAATACAACAGCATTGCCTAATATACCTAGCTAGTGTAGCATCTTAACTCTTTGTTAACATTTCTGAACAGCTATCTTTATATAGTTCTACATATCTGTCCATGGAAAGAAACACAACGTGAAGGCAAGCTAATATTTACTAGCATAGGCTAACGGTAGCTAATGTAAACTGCCCGCTTTACGCCTAAAAACTTGCGTATTGGGAAATAAAGGGGGAAAACACGTTTTCTATAATTCACCTGAAACGTTCTTATCCTCCTAGCCAGAAATTATTTATTCCTCCGCGGTAGTTGTGAAAATTAATCCAACTAAAACCGGCTATCTCACTCGTTTCACACACGAAAATACAAGTACTTCCGGTCGTCGCTGTTAACTACCGGTGTTGCACTAAACTTTGTCCTCCAACATGTCTTTCCCTGGCTTGTATGGAAAGGATCCTACTCAGACTGTATATTAAGAGTCAGTCTATGGATCATAGATATAGAAAAGTTTCATCTACGATCTTATTGGATGTTTAGTAGACTGTCAGATGTCAACACATGTCGCCATTTTTAGGTGTATCAAACGCCTCGCAATcgatttcactataatacatccatgctcgCAATTGTGAACCATTTCAATATAATTTCTTCATAGTTATTCGGTGCTTCCAACAGCTATATATTACTCGTCCGCTGCCCTTTTATTGCAGCCAATTGATTATTTGGATAAAAATGAGGATAAACCGCCAGGGAGTACAAAACTACATGACACCGGAAAGAGAAATCTGTGTGTTACATTCAATATAGTCCCATTTACTTCAGACTGACCTGTGACTTGCCAACTACAGCCAGCTCTTAAATGATAACTttgttaatataataaatactCCTATCacatgtctgtgtatgtgtgcctaCATGGGGCACCGGTGAATTGGCACACATGTCGGACCCCGGGGAGGAGTGGCAGGTGGCCCGGCGACGAAAAGGAGCAGCGCGGAAATCAAAATCTCCTCAGGTGGCTTTGAGCTCAGCATGCTGCCAGGAGCAGCTGGACATCCAGAGGACAGTCAAACGCATCAGAGACACGGTGTAAGAAGTCAAGTTGAGTAACAGACTCTTTGAATTGAATTTCTTTTGTCACGTGGAGTCCAGTAACGGTGTTGATACTCCCCCCTCTGCAGGTCTGAGTTGAGGTGTGAGGAGTTTTGGCAGCAGTGGAAAGGTGAGTATGCTGGACAAGTggagttagggactgttcgttatctGTGAGAGGAGACAGGTGGTGCTAAAAGGGtaggcatgtaaaaaaaaaaaccttataaCCTCAATTCATAGCCGGGGCTATTATTTTCGTCCACATGGGACCGttcttttaattccttttacACAAAATTGTTGTCCAGCAAAGAttgaaatacaatcaaattgtttaatttaacctttttttgtgtctctcttgttACTCTGCTGGTATTCTTCTGTGGTgttcatggtttcagtaaagtgaactgaatgattgaattgtagATAATCTTACCAAGTGAACCGTGTGTATCATGTCCATTACAGACAATCTAAGCACCTAACTAACATTATCTCCAGTGGGTAGCTAACAACCCAGTTTTATACCTctaaagaacttctataaaaatgaagtgcATGTTAACCAGGCCTCTAATTGAGGCAGGCctttaattgtaaaaatgtgtaaccACACCAGTCTAGTAAAAGGAACTGGGCGTCTAATTGTAATCGGCTtacatttgaagttttacgCTAATTTTTTAAGGACTGCGACGacttaagttatttattttggcttacGGAAGGGccatacaactttaaatagcaaaaaaaaaaaaacaagcaacaatcCATCCATAGATCATAAAATCAGTCAATATATAGTAATAACTTCATATAATAACTTGACAAAATCATTGTCATAAATACTAGGCATAAACTAGGTATTAAGTCATTATAATAAAATCATCATCAGTGCAAATTGAGATGTGTGTCACCATAAAATCAGACTGTACATGCCAGCTTAAAAAGGTGCCTTTTCAAAGGGGATTTGCCAAAATTAAACAGTTTGCAAGAACTAACTAGCATGCATGATAAGAGTGAGAAACCAAGGCTTTTTCCAACTACATAATTCTGTCCCCAAacttttaaatttcaaacatcaaaggtttttaaaatcAAACGAAGAAATTAAAGGGGTTGGGGGGGTCATGCATTTCCCCCAAGttactcagggaggctcaaggaacaTTATTTGTTGCCCTAGGGatagtaaaataacaaaaatgaaataaagtcacaccccagccaccgcCCTCCTCTGATAAGttaagaacagtcccttagcaCCAAATATTTTGATTGGCTGTGCAGCTCTGTGACCCTCTCAGGACTCTTGTCTTC from Plectropomus leopardus isolate mb chromosome 6, YSFRI_Pleo_2.0, whole genome shotgun sequence carries:
- the tfip11 gene encoding tuftelin-interacting protein 11 codes for the protein MSMSHLYGRRDEEEDGVEVESFEVTEWDLANEFNPDRRRHRQTKEQATYGIWADRDSDEDERPSFGGKKSKDYTAPVNFVSAGLRKSAAEEKQHQQKEGEGSDDSEDDGPSAPPPRSTAPKKLQMGNFRGNQSQRFAGGIQSGKGIGSWEKHTKGIGQKLLQKMGYQPGKGLGKNAQGIVNPIEAKVRKGKGAVGAYGNERTQQSLQDFPVVDSEEEEEKEFQKELGQWRKDPAGSVGKKKPKYSYRTVDELKAKGKLAGRSTAASAGELAQVKVIDMTGREQKVYYSYSQMSNKHSVPDEGPPPSLSTQDQKASGFALPELEHNLQLLIDLTEQDILQSARRLQHEKDVVVSLSHESRALQSRLEAEQDAIQRMEAVLALVGRFPSGEMAPGEGPTLQECARIFETLQTDYYEEYKTMGLADLAVAVVQPLLKEKLRSWDPLKDSSYCLEDIGQWRAILESRDLHTSAPDSNMDPYHRLLWEVWIPVMRPCVSGWQPRIVGPMVDCVEVWAPLLPLWILEHLMEQLILPRLQREVDNWNPLTDTVPIHSWIHPWLPLLQSRLEPLYPPIRSKLSNALQRWHPSDASARLILQPWKDVFTPGAWEAFMVKNIIPKLALCLEELVINPHQQQMEPFHWVMDWEGMLSPSSLVSLLDKNFFTKWLQVLCSWLSNSPNYEEITKWYLGWKSMFSDVLLSQPLIKEKFNEALDIMNRAVSTGMGGYMQPGARENIAYLTQTERRKDFQYEAMQERRDAESVAHRGISAGVPTNFKDLIQTKAEENNIVFMPLVAKRHEGKQLYTFGRIVIYIDRGVVFVQGEKTWVPTSLQSLIDMAK